The genomic region CTACTGGTAACTTATCACAACAAATGCAAGCACTTTATATGTAGACTAAACTGAAGAAAGTgctcattattttacatttttatgacgAATATTCTCTTGTACAAGTTCGAGTtgcaataatgaaaaatattacatgtgtatACTATGACCCATTAAATTAGCCTAAAAGTAACCATTACTGGTGCTCCATAGTAGCtaagcagtaagtctgaaggcttacgaTGGCGGTGAGTCAACTGTGTAGTTTGGGGCCTAATAACaaccaaaaccaaaccatttgagatatatttacttctcTTTAGGAAAAACTCAAACCATTTGTTTTGATCCTAAGTAATTATACTAAAGATTATTATGCTCGAGTCAAGAAAAACATACGCCatactaaacatattttacatcagtattagTTTATGAAAAAGATGAACACTCACACGTTCATGTTCATGcaaatttttataacttaatattgtacaatgtaaaacacactagtttacttttgattttataaGCTTTTCTAACGAGCCTGAAAACTgattaattaactaaaaattaagAAGAAATTGTTTATTCGTTCGTTTTCTTAAATTGAAGTCACATTTTGGAGGATAAATTgctaaaatattcaacattactTTATTCAAGGACTGGGACATAGACAATAAAAATCAGTCATTGTTTAATACAAGTAAGCCTAGTGTTCTATAGGTTCCTGATGAGGGTTTCTAAAAGGACAATGCTCTACTGACCTGTATTCTTGCCAGTTTTTAGGCTGTGCATAACAATATGCGAACGGAATGAGGTGTAGCTCATCACCTTTCTCTAGCACACGATTATGTGTGACCTAAAAAATGTAGTCCCTAAAGGCGTTCCTGTAAAACACACTGTGGCCGAATGGGTAAAGTCAACAATCTACCAATCACCATGGAAACCTATTCATGTGCGATTTTTATGTTAGTGTTCTATTCTATACTTTTTAAACACTGTACTTGCATGCACAGCTTGCTTTAGCTTTAGTGTATAAGCGTAAGTTAAGATATTAAATGCTTATCAACTGTTGAAACTAGAAGTGTTTCACCTGTTGAACAAACAACAGTCTTTCATTTGTTAAGCCAAGAAAAGAATTTCATTTGCTAAAAAAAGTCATAGTTGTAATGTCTACTCGTAATTGTTTgacactaaaattattttaaaactcatTCATGTTTGTTGATGTATGTTTCATTACCTGACAGAAACGTCTCGTGCTATTTCGAGATTTTTTAGTGCCATTTGTTAAACGAACACTAGTAAATGACACTTTTAAAGTTACGGTTGTAAGTTCCACTTGTTAAACCTGGAGTCTTCAGTAGCAAATTCCacttgttaaaaatacaataataagttACATTTGTTAAACTTAAACTAATAAGTACAATAATAACTTACACTTGTTTAACGTATAACAGAATTTTTCACTTGTTAAGCTATCTGCATCAGACTGTTTCACCTGTTAAGTCTAAAACAGAgactttcatttgttaaaatcatAACAGCATTTCACTAGTTAATTCTGCAGGTGTTTTATTTGTTAAGTCTGTAACAATGTTTCACGTGTTAAATCTACAACAGTGATTCACTTGTTAAGTTTACAACAGTTTCTCATTTGTTAAGTCTACAACAGTAGTTCACTCGTTGAGCAAAACAAACGTatacatattttcagttttactttaaCATAGAAATATATTAAGAAGAAACGAAAAAAAACTTACAGTACTTAAAGTTAACATGTAGTAATTATGTGTTCCATCTGTAATGTTATCAACAGTATTATTTAGAAGGTTTAATTCATCTAAACttagtattttttatcattataactgttattaaacaCCTGAGGAATCCATAGGCCTATGGCTCACATCAACAAACTATTATAATCTATGTTTAATACCTGAATAACTATTTTGCACTTTTTTAGTATAATTATCATTGTCGCTATTTTGcaagtttaattgttattaacCAAGTTACAAATGATAATTAGTAGGCCTACTTACATAGATTATTTGATGTAAATATATGCCAAATTTGGGGTTCACTTTCGGGAAATCCTCGTTAAAAGAGTTTTCAGGAAATACCCGGATTTCCTGAGGGGGTCGGGTGGACAGTTTTACTCTTGTGCAACTTCTGAGGCTGAGAAGATTCGTTTGATACCATCGGTAAGGAGTTAGTTACGTCAGGCTCACACAGGCACTGAATCCtatcatataaaatgttttactatattaacttagtatatacatatatttaggaTTGACCTAAATATCCCGAGATAGCCGAACCTCGTGAGATTAACGGCTAAAAACTACTGTTAACAGCGTAactacccaactgatgaaacgATACCATCTAGCCTCTATAAGTGCTAAAGTtcgaaaagtatatttaattggTTGTACAAATTACCAGTGTTAATTTGTAGTTGTTCTCTTTTGGTAATTGTAAGATAATATTAAGCGCGAAGGTAACTcaggtattttaatttttatatattgaataCTTAATATCatacatgtataaaattaaatattttcggTCTAGAATAAAGAATATATAACAATTACGTATCGGTGATAAAATATTGTAGGATTCTTATAAATATTGAACGATATACTgcattaattattgtattaattaaacattataattgtATCTCTTAACTTTTTGTAATGTGATAATTTGCATATTGTGTCATATCAACCGCATCAGTTGGTTCAGATTTCTTCAATGACTTTCATATTCTTTTGTTGGTTGTGTCTTGTGCCgcattttacatttttgttgatGGCGTCACGAGCCACATAGCGTTTGTGCGCTATTACCTCACCAAGTTAATTAATGCTGGTTTTGGATTACGTTTATTTGAGATACTAACACGTTTCCAACTTGAAATTTTGGAAAGTTCTCGCAGAAGTGAAAAACAGTGTTATACACGATGATCGAAATTAGGTACACATCGGATAACAATTCTTACACAATATTCTATATGCATATCATAAAGATAGTACCTTTATCAAGAGatctaaaacacaaattaaatgaaaaacttaaTTAATCAGCACCATAAATCAAATTATTAGCAGAAGTTAATATCGTTATCCTGATTTAATTTTGGACTGGATTcaaataatatgtaacaatttcatatttcaaatatttattgtccTTATTTACATTTCACGCTCAGCTAGAGATGTCGTCGCGATGAAAAAACAAACTCGaataaacaattttgtatttttaaatatttactgtaattgtATCAATCTTACTGTCGAAGCAGACTGATTATACGTATGTCTTTCCAGAATGACTACAGGGACATTGGTACCATGTGTCAGTACAGCAGTCAATGCAAGAGCAAATGTTGCTTGGCTGACAGTCGAACTGGCACACGAACCTGCCAGAAGATGGCGCTAAAACACGAGCGATGTTCCACTGGCCAGATCAAGTTCGATAGCTACGCCTACTTCTGCCCTTGTGAAAGTGGAAACagtatgttttttattagtttatctttataaattgcTCTTTTGtcatatatttagatatttaagaTACTAGCAAAATATCCAACgaaattaacaatttaaaacattagcTCTATAATATACTATAACTATactgatatgtgtgtgtgtgtcgacGATTTCAAAACTAGTATTTCAATTTTTGGATTCTAAGCAGAGGCGTAGattttttttacacccgatggggggatgatttttgcaaccacttatgtggactctccaatttgcaaattggtaatatctgattacgtgaacctgaaagctgtaaacatgcagttacagagtaatcttgttgctacgatactcgcatgtatacttaggcctactgactaatacttacgaactatcgcttagatcgaaaagcttaaaagcacgcctatattaaagatgtacatttcggctactgaaaaagcctacatctaggcctaattatgtaattcgattggtaagaacacgagaatcacaagaacaaacacacaatttgtaggcctgtgatgcaataaaacaattcaacagaccaaactataggaggggatgattgtatgcaccatacccccacataaaatgaagggggatgtatccccccaggatctacgcccctgattcTGAGcatttaataaaatcagtttctaGTGAACATACGTTGAATTAcagtaagatattttttttcagaatactGTGAATACCCAGACTACATATGTAAAGCATAAGAAAAACAggaagtagaagaactgatgcaAGGACCTGGACTATACTAAACTACAGTCGACTAACAATTTATACTTTTAGCATATgtaatttgtactttttaaataatttcagtatttcAGGTTCTAAAAAAAACCAAAGAGTTCTCAGATAAACATATTGTCACCTTTCATGGTGACATGTCATTGACATTATTATTGTAATCGCTGagctattttatttcaataaaaaataaccatCGAAACTAGCATCATACatagttgtttatttaatatttatatgcagTATGAAAGACACttctttttataaaattagttttacactacaaaaaaatcacaactatctttgtaatttaaaaaacgGACCTAAAATGATTGTTTTTGACAAAACTTTAGACAATGTTGTGGCAGTTTAAGGGTACTGTCGAAAAGCTTTCTATTCTGCCTACCCACGAGAGTGTACGTACGCGATTGATTGCTTGGTATTAAACACAAGACTATGCAATGAGTGTTTGCACTGTGTTTACCGTCGAAAATCGAACTACGAATTGTATCTTTATCAACTCTCAAACTTATCACTGAGAGAACAAagagttatgtatatatatcaccGACAAAATAAACCACCGTGAGATACAGTGCTAAAGTAAGTTGAAAGTTATCATCAGATAAAATATCTAGTTCTCCCCCTtggcctcggcatggccaggtgggttaaggtgttcgactcgtaatctgagggtcgcgagttcgaatccccgtcgcaccagatatgctcgccctttcagccgtgggggcgttataatgtaacggtcaatcccactattcgttggtaaaagagtagctcaagagttggtgatgaggggtgatgactagttgtcttccccctggtcttacactgctaaattagggacggctagcacagatagccctcgtgtagctttgcgcgaaattaaaaaaacaaatctccaCCTTTACTCAAGGGTGAGTGCGAGTTTATAATACTGataaatcgagtttcgatatcccTAATAGGGAAAATATAGAGAGTCCATTggagagctttgtgcttaataacaaagtcAATATTTGATATAATTTCTATGAATTAATTAGTTTGCatacaagtgttatttgaacaattaaagcaagtgttattttaaaataaaaatcgccaaaaacgtttttgattttacttttctaaaactacaaattttgtcATAATCAGTTCCTCAAAGTTTCAAGAAAAATGAGATCCGAGTTTGATAACAGCCTACGATACTTTTCATAATACtttgttatatttgtgttttcaagCATACTTTGCTTAAGTACACTTATGTTACACAAAGAACTCGTGATTTATATTATACGCCTACAGAAATTTGAACTGAACTCACGTATAAACAGAACTCTCAATAAATATACGTAATTGATAATTTACAACATTAAGACAATTAAGACAGACATCTCATCACTGGTACTCTTAACTCCTTAttggaatatttgaaaataacgcTCTCAAAATAGTTGTTCTAATACCCAGAACATATATGAGAGatacattacaaataacattGTAGAACCTATGAGCCGCCAGAAAGCTTATTTCCACGTTTATCATCGTGTGTTTATAAATACGTTATTGAATTATTTATGCTACACGTAAACTGTCTAGAGAGATGTTAACTGGTATTGTTAACAATCTGTTTGCTTTATGTCAATTCGTCAAGACTGTTTGCTAAACCTTTTTTTGAATAACGTTGTTTACGTATGCAAAGGCTAGAAGTGTACAGGAAGCTACAGGGTGCAACAGAGAGGAAGTTCAGGCTACCCATAAACGAACATAGTCATCTACCTTCTCATATCTTACAACATATACGAACAGAGTCAGCCACTTTCTCATATCTTGCAACATAAACGACACCTTTATCATAACATATCATTTCATTAATTTCAtgcatattgtaaaaaaaaagtcctaTTAACAAGaaatttagtgtttttgtttcagaCTAGAGCCAGAAGTAAAATGAACCCTTTACAAAGCAGTATCTAGATTCGTTATATTTATTCCCAAATAATATTTCAGCTGTTTATGATTCACTTGAATTGTTATGTTCTCGAATGTAATCTTTCAACACTCAGTAACCTTACCTAAATGTGTTtgtcttttcttgttttcatctctCCCATATAGTCGTTTAAACGGTTCtttgttgttacatttttatttcgtttaAGGCGACACAAGCGCTATCTGGATATAGCTATTCCTATCTATCAACTAacaaactagaaggaagacactGAACCGATATCACTAACCACCAGTTCTTGACGTAATGTCATCGGATTGAATAATTATACTTGACTATCATCACAAACTCTCGGATTCGCATCCGAACACGCCCTGAACGCCTGTTATctgattttaaaacattcatacatTGTGTATATTATAGGTTCGCTTCCTGTATCAATTGTCTTTCAATTGATCACGTTACCAAATTCGATATGAACCTCACGTATCCTGTATTTCTCACTCAAAACAACTGTTTACTTCCGGTCTCAGTTTTCTAATTCTCAGCCAAAATGTTAGTATGGGGGTTAGTATTCGTCCCCCGTTGGTACAGTgctaagtctacgaatttacaacgctaatatcaggggttcgattccatcggtggactcagcagatagcctgatgtggctttgttataagaaaaaaacacaacgcACGACTTGTTAGTATTctcatgatttgtttgttttgtttttgaatttcgcacaaagctactcgagggctatctgtgctagccgtccctaatttagcagtataagactagagggaagccagctagtcatcacctcccaccgccaactcttgggctactcttttaccaacgaatagtgggattgaccgtaacattataacgcccccacggctgggagggcgagcatgttcggcgcgacggggatgcgaacccgcgaccctcagattacgagtcgcacgccttaacatgcttggtcatgccgggccattctcATGGTAGTAGCGATGTAAAATATGGCCGAAATAAGTAAAGCTGTCTAAAATTCCAACTGATGTGTTATTAAATTCCTTTACAGCCTTTTAATGTTATGATTtctagttatttatataaaatttcatatcAGTTTTTGCACAACTTAGTTATCGTTTTAGCCTTTACTTATCAGATAGTTATAAACTAATTTTATACCTTTATATACGTCAAGccagtaaaaacaaatacaagatacacagatttaattttatgaaaataaataaattgtccTCTTGATAAATAACCAATACAGGCtagtattttacaaaaacttaagtcgactttttttatttgaatgttcTCTGAGTCATTTCAGTCAATACTAATTTGTGGATTTACCCGAAGTCTGGATCAAAGATATTTGTTAATTAGCAAATAATGATCTGAGACCTGATGATAACTTACGTGGCGACTTAGGCAGAAATTAAGGCTGCACACCGGAGCCCTAAGTATCTGTCGCCCTAGGTTGAGTTGCTTCTTTTACGATGTTATACACAACAGATCGAAAGGTAAGAGAAGAACTATGTTCCACACGATTTGGATAATTCATTCCGAAGTTCTACgttttgttttctacttttacACCATGAGTAagcaattatttttcattaatgctGACTCTGATAACTTCCGGCTAAACCAGATCAGTGCAGTTCTTTCCGGTACATTGTTAGAGACCTTCAGTTCCCGCATTAGTAATGGCAGCTCAGAGCCTGGCAATAAATGTTAGTGAACTCCAATACTCAGATTGGTAATAGTAAATCTAGGTCTGACAATACATGTTAGTGGACCCCAGTAGTCATACTGATAAGGTAAATCAAAGTCTGACGCTAGTAACATGACTCTTCTGACAGTGAACTTTATACTTAAATAACTTTCCTGGTCTACTTGACATCAACGATTCAAAGATTAAAGGAGTAATCACGATCATGAAACTGTTTTGCTTGTAACAAACATCATGACGTGTTCACTAGCTACATCACTGTCAGCTTGATTCCCTCTTCGAAACTTGCACAGCAGAACtttgctgtttattttgttagctGTCAGTATTGATTGTGAACTTCAATATGTGGGCGAAATTAATGATCACAGAACCTCTACTTAATGTAGACGTAACATACAAAGTGTAAAGGAACTACATATTAAGTTTTCAATGTCTTGAAATTATCCTAGTGGTCCTTTTCTGAATCTCTTCCACAATAACGCATTAGTCTTTCTTAGACCCCTCCCTCAGTGGAAcaacggtgtgtctgcggacttattcTGCAATTAATCGGATTTAGATACctatggtaggcagagcacagatagtcatttgtagtagctttgtgtttaatagcaaataaaaataacagcttTTCATAGCCAAGTTGATCAAAATGTATACATTATTCAAAATGAGTGTTAACTAGTGATTGGTGTAGAAAATAATTACGTCACTCTAATTGGTAGATctagataattttaaatttacagtCAGATTCAACTTTAAACGATAGTGCTTACCGAGGAATAGCTTTTATATTGTGGTGGTATATAAACAGATTGtaggattttatatatatatttatcatatttgtcAAATAAGTGGAGAAGATCCTCATGAAATGGTTGGTCAATGTTCAAATATTGGCATCATCAGGATATGATATATATAAGTACCCTAAGACTAAATGAATAgtcttcaaataaagaaaaattatctcTAGTGTAGATCCAAAATGGATCCGGAATCAGATGTTCCtagattttaaattaatgtttgtttgtttttgaatttcgcgcaaagctacacgagggctatctgcgctagccgtctttaattttgcagtgtaagactaaagggaaggcagctaagtcttcaccatccactgccaacacttgggctactcttttaccaacgaatagtgggattgaccgtgacattataacgttcccacggctgaaagggcgagcatgtttggtgctacggggacaCAAACCCTTAAATTAGGAACTAGAAGCTAAATAAAATTctcagaataaaattattttattaagat from Tachypleus tridentatus isolate NWPU-2018 chromosome 1, ASM421037v1, whole genome shotgun sequence harbors:
- the LOC143240622 gene encoding U-scoloptoxin(18)-Er1a-like; the encoded protein is MNISKIEFLATACVVLLVFNVSCYKVDQSLVQKPIEDFPYLNDYRDIGTMCQYSSQCKSKCCLADSRTGTRTCQKMALKHERCSTGQIKFDSYAYFCPCESGNKYCEYPDYICKA